One Tunturibacter gelidoferens genomic region harbors:
- a CDS encoding ISL3 family transposase — translation MCLRQKAGAVQIELSATRSSSQCPSCGRLSSRVHSRYWRTIADLPWEGIPVSILLLARKFFCVEERCSRRILTEQLPGTVARYARRSCRSSEALSSVTLASGGRAGARRARKLGLLVSGSTMLRALRKRSLPSAFSAPRVLGIDEWAWKKGHRYGTILCDLDQRRVIDLLPNRSTETVAAWLRQHPSVQVVSRDRASSFADAIAKGAPKALQVADRWHLLNNLLETLVRSLERHRHSMNEVCKQMIRKICGSASCGRTWSPLH, via the coding sequence ATGTGCCTTCGTCAGAAGGCCGGAGCCGTCCAGATAGAGCTCAGTGCAACTCGCTCTTCGTCCCAATGCCCAAGCTGCGGGCGTCTTTCATCCCGAGTGCACAGTCGATATTGGCGCACGATCGCAGACCTGCCCTGGGAGGGCATTCCTGTAAGCATCCTGCTCCTGGCCCGCAAGTTCTTCTGCGTGGAAGAGCGATGTTCGCGCCGCATCCTCACAGAACAGCTGCCAGGAACGGTGGCACGCTATGCGCGGCGAAGCTGCCGCTCAAGTGAAGCTCTCAGCTCGGTAACGCTGGCGTCCGGCGGGCGAGCTGGCGCCCGGCGGGCCCGCAAACTGGGCTTGCTGGTGAGCGGATCGACAATGCTCCGGGCGCTTCGCAAGCGATCGCTGCCATCTGCATTCTCTGCACCGCGAGTCCTTGGGATCGATGAGTGGGCATGGAAGAAGGGCCACCGATATGGAACCATCCTTTGTGATCTGGACCAGCGTCGAGTCATCGATCTGCTACCGAACCGTAGTACGGAGACGGTAGCAGCATGGCTGCGCCAGCATCCGAGTGTGCAAGTGGTCAGCCGGGACCGGGCAAGTTCATTTGCAGATGCCATCGCGAAGGGCGCGCCTAAAGCATTGCAGGTCGCTGATCGTTGGCATCTCTTGAACAATCTGCTCGAGACTCTGGTGAGGTCTCTCGAGCGTCATCGCCACTCGATGAATGAGGTGTGCAAGCAAATGATTCGCAAAATCTGCGGCTCCGCCTCTTGCGGAAGAACTTGGAGCCCCCTACATTAG
- a CDS encoding PDDEXK nuclease domain-containing protein yields the protein MTKDLRKAVEADEGASQLLHSLRDLIQNARQRALRAVDAVQVQTCWEIGRHIVEFEQGGSARAEYGARLLQTLASSLAAEFGRGFDASNLRHMRVFYQAFPIRDALRPELSWTHYRTLLRVESDSARQWYMNEAAGQGWTTRSLERQISTLYYERLLATSDRPAVESEARGNLAPSQTPRDFVRDPVMLEFLGLPGVGRLLEADLERALLDNLQEFLLELGRGFAFVARQYRISSESKDFYIDLVFYNYLLKCFVLFDLKSGELTHQDIGQMDMYVRMMDDLKRAQDDNPTVGIILCADKDASVVRYSVLNENEQIFASRYKLVLPSEEELRAELDRERSEIANRVNTPTVD from the coding sequence CGGTCGAAGCCGACGAAGGGGCGTCCCAGCTTCTTCACAGTCTTCGCGACCTGATCCAAAACGCTCGTCAGAGGGCACTACGGGCTGTCGATGCCGTCCAGGTACAGACCTGCTGGGAGATAGGCCGACATATCGTCGAGTTCGAACAGGGCGGCTCGGCACGGGCGGAATATGGAGCCCGGCTGCTGCAGACATTGGCTTCGTCGCTTGCCGCAGAGTTCGGGAGGGGCTTCGACGCCTCCAATTTGAGACACATGCGGGTCTTTTATCAGGCCTTTCCAATTCGCGACGCGCTGCGTCCTGAATTGAGCTGGACCCATTACCGCACGCTTCTGAGGGTAGAAAGCGATTCCGCTCGGCAATGGTATATGAACGAAGCCGCGGGCCAGGGCTGGACGACGCGCTCGCTTGAGCGCCAAATCAGCACCCTTTATTACGAACGGCTTCTGGCAACGTCGGACCGACCTGCAGTCGAGAGCGAAGCCAGAGGCAACTTGGCACCCTCCCAAACCCCACGGGATTTCGTTCGAGATCCGGTCATGCTGGAGTTTTTAGGTCTTCCCGGAGTTGGCAGGTTATTAGAAGCGGATCTCGAAAGAGCCTTGTTGGACAATCTGCAGGAATTCCTGCTGGAACTTGGGAGAGGGTTCGCTTTTGTGGCGCGACAGTACCGAATCAGTTCGGAATCCAAAGACTTCTACATTGATCTGGTCTTTTACAACTATCTGCTCAAGTGCTTCGTCCTGTTTGATCTCAAATCGGGCGAGCTGACCCATCAGGACATAGGGCAGATGGATATGTACGTCCGCATGATGGACGACCTCAAACGAGCGCAGGACGACAATCCCACGGTCGGAATCATTCTCTGTGCTGATAAGGATGCCTCGGTCGTGCGCTACTCAGTTCTCAACGAGAACGAGCAGATATTCGCCAGTAGGTACAAGCTCGTTCTTCCTTCGGAGGAGGAGTTGAGGGCAGAACTCGATCGGGAACGTAGTGAAATCGCTAATCGAGTCAATACGCCCACCGTGGATTAG